The sequence below is a genomic window from Haloferax mediterranei ATCC 33500.
GAGCGTCGCACGCCCGACGACACGGGCATCGACGAGGAGTGGAAGGCGGGGACAATCAATCTCGCCCGCCTTCTCGCAGGCAGCGAAGGGACGCTCGCCATCGTCACGAAGGCGACCGTCTCGCTCGAACACATCCCGGAGACTGCCTCTGTCGCACTTCTCACCTACGACGACGTGATAGACGCCATGCACGACGTCGCACCCATCCTCGAACACGAACCCGCCGCCGTCGAGGTCATGGACGACGTGCTTCTCGACCTCGCGCGCGACACCGCGGAGTTCGCGGACGTGGTCGGAATGCTCCCCGAGGACACGGACTCGACGCTGCTCGTCGAGTTCTACGCCGACAGCGACGAGGCGGGCAAACAGCAGGTCGCAAATCTCATCGAAGACCGCGTCGTCGACCCCGACGGAACCGAGTTCGACCCGGAAGACGGGGCGGCCTCGGTGACAGAGAAAGAACGTCGTGCGACCGACTTCATGGAGGCACACGACGCCGATACGCGCGCGAAGTTCTGGAAGATGCGCAAGTCTGGCCTCCCGATTCTCCTCTCGCGGACGACCGACGAGAAACACATCGCGTACATCGAGGATACCGCCATCCCTGCAGAGAACCTCCCTGCGTACGTCTCCGACTTTCAGGACATCCTCGACGAACACGACACGTTCGCATCCTACTACGCGCACGCGGGCCCGGGAGTACTCCACATCCGCCCGCTCGTGAACACGAAGACGGTCGAGGGCGTCGAGACGTTCGAGGCCATCGCCGACGAGGTGACTGACTTGGTCGTCAAGTACGGCGGCTCGGTCTCCGGCGAACACGGCGACGGTCGCGCGCGGACGCAGTGGAACCGGAAACTGTACGGTGACCACCTCTGGAACGTCTTCCGCGACCTCAAGACCGCGTTCGACCCCGATTGGCTCCTCAATCCGGGGAACATCTGCGGCGACTACGATATGACCGAGAACCTGCGGTTCTCGCCGGAGTACGACTTCGAATCCGGATTCGAACCCACGCTGAACTGGGACAACGACAACGGCTTCGAGGGCATGGCCGAACTCTGTCACGGCTGCGGTGGCTGTCGCGGTCAGCAGTCCACGGTCGGCGGCGTCATGTGTCCGACCTTCCGGGCATCCGAAGAGGAGATTCTGTCGACTCGCGGGCGTGCTAACATGCTCCGACAGGCCATGAGCGGCGGCCTTTCGGAGGAGGAGATGTTCACAGACGAGTTCGTCGACGAGGTGCTCGACCTCTGTGTCGGCTGTAAGGGCTGTTCGAAGGACTGCCCGAGCGAGGTCGATATGGCGAAGATGAAAGCCGAGGTGATGCACGAGTATCACCAGCGCAACGGCTCTAGCATCCGCGACAAAATCTTCGCCAACATCGGTACGTTGTCGAAACTCGGGTCGACGTTCGCACCCCTCGCCAACGCGATGACGAAGATTCCCGGGGCACGGACGGTGATGGAGAAGACCATCGGCATCGCCAAGGAGCGAACCCTGCCGAAGTTCCACGCGACGAGCTTCGTCGAGTGGTTCGAATCGCGCGGCGCGTCGACTATCGCGGAGCAACAGGCCGACCGCAAGGTGCTGTTGTTCCCCGACACCTACACGAACTACAACCACCCCGAAGTCGGGAAAGCGGCGGTGAAGGCGCTCGAAGCCGCGAACGTCCACGTCCGCATTCCCGACGGCGTCGCCGGGTCCGGTCGGCCGCCACACTCGAAGGGCTTCCTCGATAAGGCTCGCGCCGACGCCACGCAGAACGTAGAGGTACTCGCGCCGTATCTCGACGAGGGTTGGGATATCGTCCTCTGTGAACCCTCGGACGCCGTGATGTTCCAGTCGGACTACCTCGATTTGCTCTCCGGCGACGACGTAGAGGCCGTCGCGGCCAACTCCTACGGCGTCATGGAGTACTTCGACACGTTCCGTCTGGACCAGAACCTCTCGTTCCTCCCGCAGGATGACTACCTGACGTATCACGGCCACTGTCATCAGAAGTCCACGAAGAAGGACCACCACGCGGTGGGCGTCCTCCGCCGCGCGGGCTACGACGTGGACCCGCTGGACTCAACGTGCTGTGGGATGTCGGGGTCGTTCGGCTACGAGGCCGAACACTACTCCATGTCGAAGGCCATCGGGAACGTCCTCTACGACCAGGTGGCCGAAAGTCCGGGCGACGTAGTCGTCGCACCCGGCGCGTCCTGCCGGACGCAACTCGAAGACATGCCCGGTGCCGACGAGGAACCGCCGCATCCAATCGAGCTGCTGACGCACGCCATCGAGGCGTAAGCGAGCACTCGGTTCGAAATCGGGACACGCCGAGAGACACAGAACCAACGCACGGGTCGGCGCACGCCGACGCAACGGCTGGCAAAATACAACACGGGCCGACCGGGCTGGGCTGGGCTGGGCTGGCTTGGTCGATTCTCTTTTCGTTCGAAGAATTACGCTGTGAGTTCGTCCAGCACGTCGCCGAACACGTCGAGTGCGGTGGCCATCTCCCCGGGGTCGCCGCCGAGCGAGATACGGAAGGCGTCCGGGAGGTCGAAAAAGCGACCGGGAACGACGAGCACGCCCTGGTCCCACGCGGCATCGGCGACCTCGTCGCCGTCGCAGTCGTCGTGTTCGAAGAACGCGAACGACCCGCCAGCGTGGATGCGACCCGAAAGGGACGGCTGGCCAGCAAGGAACGATGCGAGCAGTTCGTGATTGGTCGAGAGCTGGTCGCGGGCCGCGGCCTCGATTTGGTCGCCGTGATGGAGGGCGCGCTGGGCGAGTTTGGTGCTCGGGGTGGCAACAGACGGGAGATACATCGAGGCAGAGCGTGCCCGTTCGATGACTGCCTCCGGTCCGATTAGCCACCCGACGCGCAGACCGCCGAGACCGTAGAACTTCGTCAGCGACCCGGTGATAACGGTTTTCGGCATCCCCGCTG
It includes:
- a CDS encoding FAD-binding and (Fe-S)-binding domain-containing protein, which produces MASNTHEPAADPSLEGDFDYVNDDVARPGLVEDLESIVEGDVRFDTYTRTLYATDASAYEKLPIGVVMPKSTADVAAVMEYCDERQIPVLPRGGGTSLAGQTVNEAVVLDFIRYMGEVEEIDPETGTATAQTGVRLGELNEELAPHGLKFAPDPAWGDRSALGGAIGNNSTGAHSLKYGKTDYYIEELEVVLADGTVTTFGEMSVDELRERGDADGTLEERIYAKVLQILDEEADEISKRYPDLKRNVSGYNLDMLVDEMRGERRTPDDTGIDEEWKAGTINLARLLAGSEGTLAIVTKATVSLEHIPETASVALLTYDDVIDAMHDVAPILEHEPAAVEVMDDVLLDLARDTAEFADVVGMLPEDTDSTLLVEFYADSDEAGKQQVANLIEDRVVDPDGTEFDPEDGAASVTEKERRATDFMEAHDADTRAKFWKMRKSGLPILLSRTTDEKHIAYIEDTAIPAENLPAYVSDFQDILDEHDTFASYYAHAGPGVLHIRPLVNTKTVEGVETFEAIADEVTDLVVKYGGSVSGEHGDGRARTQWNRKLYGDHLWNVFRDLKTAFDPDWLLNPGNICGDYDMTENLRFSPEYDFESGFEPTLNWDNDNGFEGMAELCHGCGGCRGQQSTVGGVMCPTFRASEEEILSTRGRANMLRQAMSGGLSEEEMFTDEFVDEVLDLCVGCKGCSKDCPSEVDMAKMKAEVMHEYHQRNGSSIRDKIFANIGTLSKLGSTFAPLANAMTKIPGARTVMEKTIGIAKERTLPKFHATSFVEWFESRGASTIAEQQADRKVLLFPDTYTNYNHPEVGKAAVKALEAANVHVRIPDGVAGSGRPPHSKGFLDKARADATQNVEVLAPYLDEGWDIVLCEPSDAVMFQSDYLDLLSGDDVEAVAANSYGVMEYFDTFRLDQNLSFLPQDDYLTYHGHCHQKSTKKDHHAVGVLRRAGYDVDPLDSTCCGMSGSFGYEAEHYSMSKAIGNVLYDQVAESPGDVVVAPGASCRTQLEDMPGADEEPPHPIELLTHAIEA